Within the Deltaproteobacteria bacterium genome, the region CCCGGCGGTGACGTATCTTCGCAAGGCGGCACCAAAGGCGGAGATCGACTGGGCCGTCGACACCCGGTTCGCGGAACTTCTCGAGGGGAACCCGGGAATCGCGAAGGTGGTTCCCCTGCCGATCAGGGAGTGGAAGGGGCGCCTGGGATCCCCCGCCACGTGGCGGGAAGCGCGGATCGCCGCGGAGGCGTTGGGCGGGGGGAAGTACGACCTCGCCATCGACCTCCAGGGGAACATCAAGAGCGGCGTGGTAACGTACCTTTCCGGCGCCCCGCTGCGGTACGGTTTTCCCCGGGAGACCGCGCGGGAGCGACAGAACCTCTGGTTCACGAACCGCCAGCCGCCGGCGGTGGAAGGGGACCGGCACGTTACGCAGAAGATCCTGCGCGTGGCGAGCGCCCCGTTCGGCGGGGAGTTCCGCCTCGATGACCTCAAGGGGGAGATCACGAACACGCCGGAGGAGATCGCGGCGGCCGAGCGGCTGTTGTTCGACGCCTTTCCCGGTGCGGCTCCTCGCCTTGCCATGCACCCCGGCACGACC harbors:
- a CDS encoding lipopolysaccharide heptosyltransferase I; its protein translation is MPDVRRILIVKLSAMGDVLHALPAVTYLRKAAPKAEIDWAVDTRFAELLEGNPGIAKVVPLPIREWKGRLGSPATWREARIAAEALGGGKYDLAIDLQGNIKSGVVTYLSGAPLRYGFPRETARERQNLWFTNRQPPAVEGDRHVTQKILRVASAPFGGEFRLDDLKGEITNTPEEIAAAERLLFDAFPGAAPRLAMHPGTTWNTKRMDPSFWAETVRLLRATFPSMGVFLSWGTEKEREECLAIRYMAGEGV